In the Bactrocera tryoni isolate S06 unplaced genomic scaffold, CSIRO_BtryS06_freeze2 scaffold_11, whole genome shotgun sequence genome, one interval contains:
- the LOC120779574 gene encoding uncharacterized protein LOC120779574, translating into MIDEVSAVYDSLLSLGDEKQITNAIIIHIVMTKVDSVTRSKWEEQLDYDHLPLWKDCEATLNRRFQQLAAEGESCSRTKSGATTSMSYMKQPHMDRTKSALVAADAKQPTYQKCKSKEHPLTACPTFKALSVQQRFEFVKSVPLCINCLRKGHTVSKCRADRCRVCNRSHHTLLHQYPVSFPAASHPQPSTTHAMHTASMPDRVMLATAVIQVRTSYGEYLPARALLDSGSQVNFMTEDLAQKLRIRRQHKTLNIIGIGNSNTKVGTKIKRVC; encoded by the exons ATGATTGATGAAGTGTCTGCTGTTTATGACTCTTTGCTATCTCTGGGCGATGAGAAGCAAATAACAAACGccattattatac ATATAGTTATGACAAAGGTTGACTCTGTCACCCGATCCAAGTGGGAAGAGCAACTTGACTACGATCACTTACCATTATGGAAGGATTGCGAAGCAACATTGAATAGAAGATTTCAGCAGTTAGCAGCGGAAGGAGAATCCTGTTCGAGGACGAAATCCGGAGCCACAACCAGCATGAGTTACATGAAGCAGCCACACATGGACAGGACAAAATCAGCTTTAGTGGCTGCAGATGCAAAGCAGCCAACTTATCAAAAATGCAAGTCGAAGGAACACCCTTTAACTGCCTGCCCCACTTTCAAGGCGCTTTCGGTACAACAGAGGTTCGAGTTTgtgaaatcggtgcccttatgcataaattgcttgcgtaaGGGGCATACTGTATCcaagtgcagagcggatcgatgtcgtgtatgcaatcgatcgcatcacacaTTGCTGCACCAGTACCCGGTTTCCTTCCCCGCTGCatctcatccgcaaccatcaaccacacatgccatgcatacagcgagtatgccggatcgggtaatgttggcGACAGCTGTTATTCAAGTGAGGACCAGTTATGGTGAATACCTGCCTGCGAGAGCGTTactggactcaggctcccaagtcaactttatgacggaggacttggcacaaAAGTTGCGAATTCGTCGCCAACACAAAACGTTGAACATAAtaggaattggaaattccaatacGAAAGTGGGGACAAAAATTAAGCGCGTTTGTTAA